In a genomic window of Wyeomyia smithii strain HCP4-BCI-WySm-NY-G18 chromosome 1, ASM2978416v1, whole genome shotgun sequence:
- the LOC129720808 gene encoding uncharacterized protein LOC129720808, with protein MRQKRKMHSYLTEQRSMDTSDTAVPPKKRLKRAATSIQEFDINRLLENKGTLMMLVTIEKTSAVNVDTNLVCKPIEEFETEQPIATSYMLPGSNTAIIHRSEDLAYDPLFERDGQLLNV; from the exons ATGAGGCAGAAGAGGAAGATGCATTCCTATCTGACAGAACAACGGTCAATGGATACCTCCGATACAGCAGTGCCACCTAAGAAAAGGTTGAAAAGGGCAGCTACATCAATTCAAGAATTTGATATCAACCGTTTGCTAGAAAACAAAG GTACTTTAATGATGTTAGTAACCATTGAAAAAACGTCTGCGGTAAACGTTGATACTAATTTGGTCTGCAAACCCATAGAAGAATTTGAAACAGAGCAACCAATTGCTACTTCTTATATGCTACCTGGTTCCAATACTGCAATTATACATCGAAGCGAAGATCTTGCATATGACCCACTATTTGAACGCGATGGACAG